One genomic segment of Sparus aurata chromosome 24, fSpaAur1.1, whole genome shotgun sequence includes these proteins:
- the abat gene encoding 4-aminobutyrate aminotransferase, mitochondrial, whose translation MASSLISRRFALSLQTNLWLSAPGCRYVSKAAPKTQLEYDYDGPSMKTSVPGPRSQALTKQLGEIQNVGAVNFFCNYEESRGNYLVDVDNNRMLDVYTQISSIPIGYNHPALLKLMANPNHLSTLVNRPALGILPPENFPDKLTESLLSVSPSGMTRVQTMACGSCSNENAYKAMFIWYRNKERGHNMPSDEDVSTCMINKAPGCPDLSILSFNGGFHGRTMGCLATTHSKAIHKLDVPSFDWPMAPFPRLQYPLEEFTRENAQEEARCLEETEDVIVKWRQKGNPVAGIVIEPIQAEGGDNHASPDFFKGLRNIARKHGCAFHVDEVQTGGGATGKYWAHEHWGMDDPADIVSFSKKLLTGGYYHKDELQADKPYRIFNTWMGDPSKNLLLAEVLNVIRRENLLEEVTRSGKALLNGLYDLQAQYPGILSRARGQGTFCAIDICDDATRNSILLKARDKGVLLGGCGDRSIRFRPALIFKEYHVHIFLNIFNDVLAEHK comes from the exons ATGGCCTCCTCCTTGATCAGCCGCCGGTTCGCTCTCTCCCTGCAGACGAACTTGTGGCTCAGTGCTCCAG GATGCAGGTATGTCAGCAAGGCGGCACCGAAGACCCAGTTGGAGTATGACTATGACGGACCCTCCATGAAAACTTCCGTCCCTGGACCACGATCCCAG GCGCTGACAAAACAGCTGGGAGAGATCCAG AACGTTGGTGCGGTCAACTTCTTCTGTAACTatgaggagagcagagggaaCTACCTGGTGGACGTGGACAACAACCGCATGCTGGATGTCTACACTCAGATCTCGTCCATCCCAATTG GCTACAACCACCCCGCCCTCCTCAAACTGATGGCCAATCCCAACCATCTG AGCACACTGGTGAACCGTCCTGCCCTGGGAATACTGCCACCTGAGAACTTTCCAGACAAACTGACCGAAAGTCTTCTTTCA GTGTCTCCCAGCGGAATGACTCGTGTTCAGACGATGGCCTGCGGCTCCTGCTCCAATGAAAATGCTTACAAAGCAATGTTTATCTGGTACAGG AACAAAGAGCGAGGCCACAACATGCCCTCTGATGAAGACGTCAGCACCTGCATGATAAACAAG gCCCCAGGCTGTCCAGATCTCAGCATTTTATCTTTCAATGGAGGTTTCCACGGAAGAACCATGG gTTGCTTGGCGACGACACACTCCAAAGCAATCCACAAACTGGATGTGCCATCGTTCGATTGGCCAATGGCCCCATTCCCCAGATTGCAGTACCCACTAGAGGAATTTACCAGAGAGAATGCACAGGAAGAGGCTCGCTGTCTTGAGGAG ACGGAGGACGTGATTGTGAAGTGGAGGCAGAAGGGGAACCCTGTGGCAGGGATTGTAATTGAACCGATCCAGGCTGAAGGTGGAGATAACCACGCCTCCCCAGACTTCTTTAAAGGCCTCCGCAACATTGCACGCAAG CATGGCTGTGCTTTCCACGTCGATGAAGTCCAGACCGGCGGAGGGGCCACAGGAAAGTACTGGGCCCATGAGCACTGGGGCATGGATGACCCTGCAGACATTGTCTCCTTCAGCAAGAAGCTTCTGACTGGTGGCTACTACCACAAGGATGAATTACAGGCAGATAAG CCGTACAGGATTTTTAACACATGGATGGGTGACCCTTCAAAGAACTTGTTACTGGCTGAGGTTCTCAATGTGATTCGCAGAGAAAACCTTCTGGAGGAGGTGACCCGCTCTGGGAAAGCCTTGCTTAACGGCCTCTATGATCTGCAG GCTCAGTACCCCGGCATATTAAGCCGAGCTCGGGGACAGGGGACCTTCTGTGCAATCGATATCTGTGATGACGCAACGCGTAACAGCATCCTGCTCAAAGCCAGAGACAAAG GTGTCCTCCTGGGAGGCTGTGGGGATCGATCGATCCGTTTCCGTCCTGCTCTGATTTTCAAGGAGTACCACGTTCACATCTTCCTCAACATCTTCAATGACGTACTGGCCGAGCACAAATAA
- the LOC115577211 gene encoding gamma-crystallin S-like: MGRIIFYEDKNFQGRRYECDSDCSDFHSYLSRCNSARVESGTWVIYERPNYMGYQYVLSRGEYPNYQSWIGLNDRVSSCKMIHFSSGDPYKIQLYVKGDFSGQVFEATEDCPSVLDKFHWREVHSCRVVGGWWVFYEHPNYKGRQYLLEKGEYRKPVDWGAFCPTVQSFRRLTE; the protein is encoded by the exons ATGGGCAGG ATCATCTTCTATGAGGACAAGAACTTCCAGGGTCGCAGGTATGAATGTGACAGCGACTGCTCAGACTTCCACTCCTACCTGAGTCGTTGTAACTCCGCCCGGGTGGAGAGCGGGACCTGGGTGATCTATGAGAGACCAAACTACATGGGCTACCAGTATGTCCTGTCCAGAGGCGAGTACCCCAACTACCAGAGCTGGATTGGCCTCAACGACAGAGTCAGCTCCTGCAAAATGATTCACTTT TCCAGTGGAGATCCTTACAAGATCCAGCTGTACGTCAAAGGAGACTTTTCCGGTCAGGTGTTTGAAGCTACTGAGGACTGTCCCTCTGTGCTCGACAAGTTCCACTGGAGGGAGGTTCACTCCTGCAGGGTCGTGGGAGGATGGTGGGTCTTCTACGAGCACCCTAACTACAAGGGTCGCCAGTACCTGCTGGAGAAGGGCGAGTACCGCAAGCCGGTGGACTGGGGCGCTTTCTGCCCCACTGTACAGTCTTTTAGAAGGCTAACTGAGTAG